The following are encoded in a window of Leptodactylus fuscus isolate aLepFus1 chromosome 9, aLepFus1.hap2, whole genome shotgun sequence genomic DNA:
- the SOAT1 gene encoding sterol O-acyltransferase 1 isoform X1: MSEEDCRVLRSRRLHSKPLVAPENDDLIRRPDGDRSLRTMSNGFMDLEHVINRKMELKRKAEVLKSELMKEVDIHFNEFVNNFIEETTALETSSAANCYTGNAEKDGHKVRTLKSAPDHGKIFVSRRSLLDELFEVNHFRTIYHMFIALLILFILSTVVVDCIDQGRLVLEFDLLSYAFGKFSIVFSTWICMFLSTLIIPYVLLSMWAQGYKTSSYRTIRSAFYGSLYMIFQMLGLGFCPAYIVLQHDLPPASRFIVILEQVRMIMKVHSFIRENIPRVLSFAKEKSSTTVAPVPQVTQYLYFLFVPTLIYRDNYPRNPSIRWGYVATKFAQVLGCLFYAYYVFVRLCIPLFRNIRQEPFSLRVLVLCIFNSILPGVLILFLAFFAFLHCWLNAFAEMLRFADRMFYKDWWNSTSFANYYRTWNVVVHDWLYYYAYRDFLWFFGRRFKAAAMLSVFMVSAVVHEYALGICFGFFYPVMFILFAGFGMIFNFILHDRRKGPIWNVIMWTSLFLGQGVLLCLYSQEWYAHRHCSLHNPTLLDYLKPRSWTCHVDE; the protein is encoded by the exons GTTTTATGGATCTGGAGCATGTGATCAACCGAAAAATGGAACTGAAGAGGAAAGCAGAG GTTTTGAAGAGTGAATTGATGAAGGAGGTCGACATTCACTTTAATGAGTTTGTGAACAACTTTATAGAAGAGACCACCGCTCTGGAAACCTCTTCTGCTGCCAACTGTTACACTGGAAATGCTGAAAAAGATGGCCACAAAGTGAG GACATTGAAATCAGCGCCTGACCATGGGAAGATTTTTGTATCAAGACGTTCTTTACTCGA tgAACTCTTTGAAGTCAATCACTTTCGGACCATCTACCACATGTTTATTGCCCTCCTCATCCTCTTCATCCTTAGTACTGTAGTTGTGGATTGCATTGACCAGGGCAG GCTTGTTTTGGAGTTTGATCTTCTGTCCTATGCTTTCGGCAAGTTCTCCATTGTCTTCTCTACATGGATTTGTATGTTCTTGAGCACGCTGATCATCCCATATGTCCTCCTGTCAATGTGGGCCCAAGGATACAAAACCTCCTCTTACCGTACCATCCGATCTGCCTTCTACGGGTCGCTGTACATGATATTTCAGATGCTCGGCCTTGGTTTCTGTCCAGCGTACATAGTTCTGCAGCACGATTTACCCCCCGCCTCCAGGTTCATTGTTATTCTAGAACAG GTTCGAATGATCATGAAGGTTCATTCATTTATCAGAGAAAATATCCCTCGGGTCTTGTCTTTTGCCAAGGAAAAGTCAAGTACAA CGGTTGCTCCAGTCCCACAGGTTACGCAATACTTGTATTTCCTGTTTGTTCCTACCCTGATTTACCGAGACAACTATCCAAG AAATCCGTCCATACGATGGGGATATGTTGCCACCAAATTTGCTCAG GTACTTGGCTGTCTCTTCTACGCCTACTACGTCTTTGTCCGGCTCTGTATCCCACTTTTCCGCAACATCAGACAAGAACCTTTCAGCCTCCGGGTGCTGGTCCTCTGTATTTTTAACTCCATCCTTCCAG GTGTCCTGATCCTCTTCCTGGCCTTCTTCGCTTTTCTGCATTGCTGGCTCAATGCCTTTGCTGAGATGCTGCGCTTCGCTGACAGAATGTTCTACAAG GATTGGTGGAATTCAACTTCATTTGCAAACTATTACCGTACCTGGAATGTGGTTGTACATGACTGGCTCTACTACTATGCTTATAGAGACTTCCTCTGG ttCTTTGGCAGGAGGTTTAAAGCAGCCGCCATGTTGTCCGTGTTCATGGTCTCCGCTGTGGTCCATGAATACGCCCTGGGAATCTGCTTTGGCTTCTTTTACCCAGTTATGTTTATCCTGTTTGCAGGCTTTGGCA TGATCTTCAACTTCATTCTCCATGACCGACGTAAAGGTCCCATTTGGAACGTGATCATGTGGACGTCTCTGTTTTTGGGTCAAGGTGTCCTGCTGTGTCTTTACTCTCAGGAGTGGTACGCCCATCGTCACTGTTCACTCCACAAT CCCACATTATTGGACTACTTGAAGCCACGTTCCTGGACCTGCCATGTTGATGAGTAG
- the SOAT1 gene encoding sterol O-acyltransferase 1 isoform X2, which translates to MSEEDCRVLRSRRLHSKPLVAPENDDLIRRPDGDRSLRTMSNGFMDLEHVINRKMELKRKAEVLKSELMKEVDIHFNEFVNNFIEETTALETSSAANCYTGNAEKDGHKVRTLKSAPDHGKIFVSRRSLLDELFEVNHFRTIYHMFIALLILFILSTVVVDCIDQGRLVLEFDLLSYAFGKFSIVFSTWICMFLSTLIIPYVLLSMWAQGYKTSSYRTIRSAFYGSLYMIFQMLGLGFCPAYIVLQHDLPPASRFIVILEQVRMIMKVHSFIRENIPRVLSFAKEKSTVAPVPQVTQYLYFLFVPTLIYRDNYPRNPSIRWGYVATKFAQVLGCLFYAYYVFVRLCIPLFRNIRQEPFSLRVLVLCIFNSILPGVLILFLAFFAFLHCWLNAFAEMLRFADRMFYKDWWNSTSFANYYRTWNVVVHDWLYYYAYRDFLWFFGRRFKAAAMLSVFMVSAVVHEYALGICFGFFYPVMFILFAGFGMIFNFILHDRRKGPIWNVIMWTSLFLGQGVLLCLYSQEWYAHRHCSLHNPTLLDYLKPRSWTCHVDE; encoded by the exons GTTTTATGGATCTGGAGCATGTGATCAACCGAAAAATGGAACTGAAGAGGAAAGCAGAG GTTTTGAAGAGTGAATTGATGAAGGAGGTCGACATTCACTTTAATGAGTTTGTGAACAACTTTATAGAAGAGACCACCGCTCTGGAAACCTCTTCTGCTGCCAACTGTTACACTGGAAATGCTGAAAAAGATGGCCACAAAGTGAG GACATTGAAATCAGCGCCTGACCATGGGAAGATTTTTGTATCAAGACGTTCTTTACTCGA tgAACTCTTTGAAGTCAATCACTTTCGGACCATCTACCACATGTTTATTGCCCTCCTCATCCTCTTCATCCTTAGTACTGTAGTTGTGGATTGCATTGACCAGGGCAG GCTTGTTTTGGAGTTTGATCTTCTGTCCTATGCTTTCGGCAAGTTCTCCATTGTCTTCTCTACATGGATTTGTATGTTCTTGAGCACGCTGATCATCCCATATGTCCTCCTGTCAATGTGGGCCCAAGGATACAAAACCTCCTCTTACCGTACCATCCGATCTGCCTTCTACGGGTCGCTGTACATGATATTTCAGATGCTCGGCCTTGGTTTCTGTCCAGCGTACATAGTTCTGCAGCACGATTTACCCCCCGCCTCCAGGTTCATTGTTATTCTAGAACAG GTTCGAATGATCATGAAGGTTCATTCATTTATCAGAGAAAATATCCCTCGGGTCTTGTCTTTTGCCAAGGAAAAGTCAA CGGTTGCTCCAGTCCCACAGGTTACGCAATACTTGTATTTCCTGTTTGTTCCTACCCTGATTTACCGAGACAACTATCCAAG AAATCCGTCCATACGATGGGGATATGTTGCCACCAAATTTGCTCAG GTACTTGGCTGTCTCTTCTACGCCTACTACGTCTTTGTCCGGCTCTGTATCCCACTTTTCCGCAACATCAGACAAGAACCTTTCAGCCTCCGGGTGCTGGTCCTCTGTATTTTTAACTCCATCCTTCCAG GTGTCCTGATCCTCTTCCTGGCCTTCTTCGCTTTTCTGCATTGCTGGCTCAATGCCTTTGCTGAGATGCTGCGCTTCGCTGACAGAATGTTCTACAAG GATTGGTGGAATTCAACTTCATTTGCAAACTATTACCGTACCTGGAATGTGGTTGTACATGACTGGCTCTACTACTATGCTTATAGAGACTTCCTCTGG ttCTTTGGCAGGAGGTTTAAAGCAGCCGCCATGTTGTCCGTGTTCATGGTCTCCGCTGTGGTCCATGAATACGCCCTGGGAATCTGCTTTGGCTTCTTTTACCCAGTTATGTTTATCCTGTTTGCAGGCTTTGGCA TGATCTTCAACTTCATTCTCCATGACCGACGTAAAGGTCCCATTTGGAACGTGATCATGTGGACGTCTCTGTTTTTGGGTCAAGGTGTCCTGCTGTGTCTTTACTCTCAGGAGTGGTACGCCCATCGTCACTGTTCACTCCACAAT CCCACATTATTGGACTACTTGAAGCCACGTTCCTGGACCTGCCATGTTGATGAGTAG